The following proteins come from a genomic window of Streptomyces sp. Sge12:
- a CDS encoding ABC transporter ATP-binding protein/permease, translating into MVQRPGVPTAPQLVLVTDWGATEMEPDRIYHVGRDPLCEICFEDARVSWHHAILRPDGDHWTLEDEGSTNGTWADGHRVHEWSVGVGTELRFGSVDDGPRAAVVGPVPPPPPEPGAGSPSRIANAAVTGTFRQPTTVRPLPVRTAVRIGRAPDSDLVVDDLTVSRRHAELHALADGTYQIVDLGSHNGTYLNGTAVNRAAPVTEGDIVGIGHSVFCLVGDQLQEFVDTGEVSLDVQDLTVTVDNGRKTLLDGISFPVGVKCLLAVVGPSGAGKSTLLGALTGLRPADRGTVLYDGRDLYRDYAELRSRIGLVPQDDILHTQLTVRRALTYAAELRFPQDTAPAERQARVDEVIGELGLEQRADQPIHSLSGGQRKRVSVALELLTKPSLLFLDEPTSGLDPGMDRSVMNMLRDLADDGRTVIVVTHSVLNLEGCDRLLVLAPGGRIAYYGPPAEALGFFGFEQWPEAFEAFENDRERDWAGEYRDSPLHRRNVDVTAGRLPLAAQAERAAGVPPQPPVKAQSWGSQLSTLIRRYAAVLRSDRTFLVIMIGLPFVMAAMTRALSGSALTLDTALNALFILCVGGVLMGAANAVRELVKERVIYQRERSVGLSRSAYLMSKVVVLGVITVAQAVVLTVVGLAGVKTNAPNGRGLFMPPLIEITLAVALLSVTAMLLGLLISALVTKEEVTMPLLVLLTIVQVVFCGSLLKLTGVPVIEQFAWFVPARWAMAAMAATIDLGAIMPGTITEDPLFDHKPHLWLIEMGVLVALAVLFGLLVSRLLRRHEPTIMRK; encoded by the coding sequence ATGGTCCAGCGCCCCGGAGTGCCGACCGCGCCCCAGCTCGTCCTGGTGACCGACTGGGGCGCCACCGAGATGGAACCCGACCGGATCTACCACGTCGGTCGGGACCCCCTGTGCGAGATCTGTTTCGAAGATGCCCGCGTGTCCTGGCACCACGCGATCCTCAGACCCGACGGCGACCACTGGACGCTGGAGGACGAGGGCAGCACCAACGGCACCTGGGCCGACGGCCACCGCGTCCACGAGTGGAGCGTCGGCGTCGGCACCGAACTGCGCTTCGGCAGCGTCGACGACGGGCCGCGCGCCGCGGTCGTCGGCCCCGTGCCGCCGCCGCCCCCCGAACCGGGTGCCGGCAGTCCGTCGCGGATCGCGAACGCGGCGGTGACCGGCACCTTCCGGCAGCCGACGACCGTACGCCCGCTGCCCGTCCGCACCGCCGTCCGCATCGGCCGCGCCCCCGACAGCGATCTCGTCGTCGACGACCTCACCGTCTCCCGCCGGCACGCCGAACTGCACGCGCTCGCCGACGGCACCTACCAGATCGTCGACCTCGGCAGCCACAACGGGACCTACCTCAACGGCACCGCCGTGAACCGCGCCGCCCCCGTCACCGAGGGCGACATCGTCGGCATCGGCCACTCGGTCTTCTGCCTCGTCGGCGACCAGCTCCAGGAGTTCGTCGACACCGGAGAGGTCTCCCTCGACGTCCAGGACCTCACCGTCACCGTCGACAACGGCCGCAAGACCCTCCTCGACGGGATCTCCTTCCCGGTCGGCGTCAAATGCCTGCTCGCCGTCGTGGGCCCCAGCGGAGCCGGCAAGTCCACCCTGCTCGGAGCCCTGACCGGCCTGCGCCCCGCCGACCGGGGCACCGTCCTCTACGACGGGCGCGACCTCTACCGCGACTACGCCGAACTGCGCAGCCGCATCGGGCTCGTCCCCCAGGACGACATCCTGCACACCCAGCTCACCGTCCGGCGCGCCCTCACCTACGCCGCCGAACTGCGCTTCCCGCAGGACACCGCCCCGGCCGAACGCCAGGCCCGGGTCGACGAGGTGATCGGCGAACTCGGCCTCGAACAGCGCGCCGACCAGCCCATCCACAGCCTCTCCGGCGGACAGCGCAAACGCGTCTCCGTCGCCCTGGAACTGCTCACCAAGCCCTCCCTGCTCTTCCTGGACGAGCCCACCTCCGGCCTCGACCCCGGCATGGACCGCTCGGTGATGAACATGCTGCGCGACCTCGCCGACGACGGCCGCACGGTCATCGTCGTCACCCACAGCGTGCTCAACCTCGAAGGGTGCGACCGCCTCCTGGTCCTCGCCCCCGGCGGGCGCATCGCCTACTACGGCCCCCCTGCGGAGGCCCTCGGCTTCTTCGGCTTCGAACAGTGGCCCGAGGCCTTCGAAGCCTTCGAGAACGACCGCGAGCGCGACTGGGCGGGCGAGTACCGGGACTCGCCCCTGCACCGCCGCAACGTCGACGTCACCGCCGGCCGGCTGCCGCTCGCGGCGCAGGCCGAACGGGCCGCCGGCGTCCCGCCGCAGCCACCCGTCAAGGCCCAGAGCTGGGGCTCCCAGCTCTCCACGCTGATCCGCCGGTACGCCGCCGTGCTCAGGTCCGACCGGACCTTCCTGGTCATCATGATCGGGCTGCCGTTCGTCATGGCCGCGATGACCCGCGCGCTGTCCGGCAGCGCCCTCACCCTCGACACCGCGCTGAACGCCCTGTTCATCCTGTGCGTGGGCGGCGTCCTGATGGGCGCCGCGAACGCGGTGCGCGAACTCGTCAAGGAACGCGTCATCTACCAGCGCGAGAGATCCGTGGGCCTGTCCCGCTCGGCCTACCTGATGTCCAAAGTGGTGGTCCTCGGCGTGATCACCGTCGCCCAGGCCGTCGTCCTCACCGTGGTCGGCCTCGCCGGGGTGAAGACCAACGCCCCGAACGGCCGCGGCCTCTTCATGCCACCCCTGATCGAGATCACCCTCGCCGTCGCCCTGCTGTCCGTCACCGCGATGCTGCTCGGCCTGCTGATCTCCGCCCTGGTGACCAAGGAGGAGGTCACCATGCCGCTCCTGGTCCTCCTCACGATCGTCCAGGTGGTCTTCTGCGGATCCCTGCTGAAACTCACCGGCGTCCCCGTCATCGAGCAGTTCGCCTGGTTCGTACCGGCCCGGTGGGCCATGGCCGCGATGGCGGCCACCATCGACCTCGGCGCGATCATGCCCGGCACCATCACCGAGGACCCGCTCTTCGACCACAAGCCCCACCTGTGGCTCATCGAGATGGGCGTGCTCGTCGCCCTCGCCGTGCTGTTCGGATTGCTGGTCTCCCGGCTGTTGCGCCGCCACGAGCCGACCATCATGCGGAAGTAG
- a CDS encoding serine/threonine-protein kinase, protein MTVDEERAEPAGGTPGDLRGQQIAGYLVERVIGRGGMAVVYEARDLRLDRRVALKLLAPELSRNDTFRRRFAHESKVAATIEHPHIVPVFEAGEADGLLYIAMRLVEGPDLRVMLDRTGPLPLDTAARITGQVASALDAAHAHDLVHRDVKPGNILIAPGPDRDHPEHAYLTDFGLMKKSLSLTGFTTDGQFVGTVAYVAPEQISGKPVDGRCDVYGLGCVVYEALTGEPPFQRDEDIALLWAHQYDTPPAPSSLRPGLPEAVDEVLGKALAKSPDDRWNSCLEFAGALRQAGAGAGPGTETEPPVTGSADDAPAAGAAPGALPAPPPVPRWALPVFSTPVPGSPAEGGAG, encoded by the coding sequence CTGACGGTGGACGAGGAGCGGGCGGAGCCCGCCGGCGGGACCCCCGGCGACCTGCGCGGGCAGCAGATCGCCGGTTACCTGGTGGAGAGAGTGATCGGGCGCGGCGGAATGGCCGTCGTCTACGAGGCGCGGGACCTGCGGCTCGACCGCAGGGTGGCGCTGAAACTGCTGGCCCCCGAGCTGTCCCGGAACGACACCTTCAGGCGGCGCTTCGCCCACGAGTCGAAGGTGGCCGCCACCATCGAGCACCCGCACATCGTGCCCGTGTTCGAGGCGGGGGAGGCGGACGGACTCCTCTACATCGCCATGCGCCTCGTCGAGGGGCCGGACCTGCGCGTGATGCTGGACCGGACGGGGCCGCTGCCGCTGGACACGGCCGCACGGATCACCGGCCAGGTGGCGTCCGCGCTGGACGCGGCCCACGCCCACGACCTGGTCCACCGGGACGTGAAGCCGGGCAACATCCTGATCGCCCCGGGCCCGGACCGGGACCACCCGGAACACGCCTACCTCACGGACTTCGGGTTGATGAAGAAGTCGCTGTCACTGACCGGATTCACGACCGACGGCCAGTTCGTCGGGACCGTGGCCTACGTGGCGCCGGAACAGATCTCGGGCAAGCCCGTGGACGGCCGGTGCGACGTCTACGGGCTCGGGTGCGTCGTCTACGAGGCCCTGACGGGCGAACCGCCCTTCCAGCGCGACGAGGACATCGCCCTGCTGTGGGCCCACCAGTACGACACGCCGCCGGCCCCGAGCAGCCTGCGGCCCGGGCTGCCGGAGGCCGTGGACGAGGTACTCGGGAAGGCGCTGGCCAAATCGCCGGACGACCGGTGGAACAGCTGCCTGGAGTTCGCCGGAGCCCTGCGGCAGGCGGGCGCGGGCGCCGGGCCGGGGACGGAAACCGAACCGCCGGTGACCGGGTCGGCGGATGATGCGCCGGCGGCCGGAGCCGCGCCCGGCGCCCTGCCCGCCCCGCCGCCGGTGCCGCGGTGGGCGCTGCCGGTGTTCAGCACGCCCGTGCCCGGGAGCCCGGCGGAGGGCGGCGCGGGCTGA